The following are encoded in a window of Psilocybe cubensis strain MGC-MH-2018 chromosome 4, whole genome shotgun sequence genomic DNA:
- a CDS encoding Tuberculostearic acid methyltransferase UfaA1 has product MSSTQSTTCVHFASPSKNGFASSSLLSLSTFSPRSWAVSFARSSILAVLENAITVGHLTISDSEGTYYYGKYHKGCNDVHLHIVNDNFWFRIMLSGDLGFSEAYMIGDVQVSSLKGAMDIWLQNQSGMEDTLSSTIAKISSAVSSLYNNLLGQTRSQARLNAIASYDQSNELFKAFLSKEMMYSCALWSEAEGGVRGDLEMGPSPGDLETAQLRKIRHVLRAARVKPGHRILEFGSGWGGLAIEAAKSFGCEVDTLTLSIEQKKLAEERIKEAGLESRIRVHLLDYREIPAEFEKAFDAFVSVEMLEHVGSKYYNLYFKLVDFALKSKNATAVVTASTFPESRYSSYQAEDFMRKYMWPNSCLPSATALITAAQTASQGRFTLEGVENHAAHYPRTLREWGRRLEANLTQDMIAKDYPSLHDQSDYAAFKRKWQYLFAYAGAGFSKGYITCHMITFIRDNDAPILQCD; this is encoded by the exons ATGTCGTCCACGCAGTCAACTACTTGTGTCCACTTCGCATCCCCGTCTAAAAACGGGTTTGCATCATCCTCATTGCTATCACTATCGACCTTCAGTCCAAGATCATGGGCTGTTTCATTCG CACGCTCCTCAATACTCGCCGTCCTCGAAAACGCTATTACTGTCGGACATCTCACAATCTCCGACTCGGAAGGGACGTACTATTATGGGAAATACCATAAAGGTTGCAATGACGTTCACCTTCATATTGTGAACGACAATTTCTGGTTCCGTATTATGCT TTCAGGTGACCTCGGAT TCAGTGAAGCTTACATGATTGGAGACGTACAAGTATCTTCGTTGAAGGGTGCCATGGAT ATCTGGCTTCAAAACCAATCTGGCATGGAAGATACACTATCTTCGACCATAGCAAAAATTTCTTCGGCAGTCTCCAGCTTATACAATAACCTCCTTGGTCAAACACGATCACAAGCACGGTTAAACGCCATCGCTAGCTACGACCAGTCGAATGAGCTATTCAAA GCTTTCCTGAGTAAAGAAATGATGTACTCTTGCGCCTTGTGGAGTGAGGCAGAAGGAGGCGTACGCGGAGATCTTGAAATGGGACCCAGTCCTGGTGACCTCGAAACTGCACAGCTTCGAAAAATTAGACATGTTCTTCGGGCTGCTAGAGTTAAACCTGGCCATCGTATTCTTGAGTTTGGTAGTGGATGGGGCGGCCTTGCAATTGAG GCTGCAAAATCTTTCGGCTGTGAAGTCGATACGTTAACGTTATCGATTGAACAGAAAAAGCTCGCTGAAGAGCGTATAAAAGAAGCCGGCTTGGAAAGCCGCATCCGGGTGCACCTCCTTGACTACCGCGAAATTCCCGCCGAATTCGAGAAAGCTTTCGATGCTTTTGTCAGTGTTGAAATGCTGGAG CATGTTGGGTCTAAATACTATAATCTATACTTCAAACTAGTGGACTTTGCTCTCAAATCAAAAAACGCTACTGCCGTTGTTACCGCATCCACCTTCCCCGAATCCAGATACTCTAGCTACCA AGCTGAAGACTTTATGCGAAAATACATGTGGCCAAACTCGTGCCTACCGAGTGCTACCGCCCTCATTACCGCTGCACAGACCGCATCGCAAGGTCGCTTTACTTTGGAGGGCGTAGAAAACCATGCAGCTC ATTATCCTCGAACTCTACGAGAGTGGGGAAGAAGATTGGAAGCCAATCTTACACAAGATATGATTGCCAAAGACTATCCATCTCTACATGATCAATCCGATTATGCAGCTTTCAAACGGAAATGGCAGTACCTGTTCGCATATGCCGGTGCTGGATTTTCAAAAGGTTACATTACATGTCATATGATTACTTTTATCCGTGAT AACGACGCCCCAATTCTCCAATGCGATTAA